Proteins encoded in a region of the Clostridium beijerinckii genome:
- the pheA gene encoding prephenate dehydratase, whose translation MAAIDDYRNKIDEIDKEITRLFEERMDIVIKVGEYKKQNNLPVFNKAREDEVIEKNIGYLNNKDYAEGLKQFFINIMNISKDLEDKEVKEDIRATTIDKFKEKNAKSDVKVGFYGVAGSFSEEAMIKHFGKKDDAKAYDEFEDVFVAVKNGEIDYGVLPIENSSTGAISQVYDLLYKYGFYIVGEECIKIDQNLIGIKGTKLDNVKEVYSHPQGFEQSTDFLKEYSNWKKIPFHSTADSVKLVSDLQDMSKVAIASKRAADIYNLSIIKENINNRRENSTRFIVISKELELNNSCDKVSVVFSLEHKAGTLYKLLRHFAENNINMMKIESRPMEKGAWKYFLYVDFEGNLENEQVKKALNLIEQSSAYFKLIGGYRKYY comes from the coding sequence ATGGCGGCTATAGATGATTATAGAAATAAGATTGATGAAATAGATAAAGAGATAACAAGACTTTTTGAAGAAAGAATGGATATAGTAATAAAGGTAGGAGAATATAAAAAACAGAATAATTTACCTGTTTTCAATAAAGCTAGAGAAGATGAAGTTATTGAGAAGAATATAGGATACCTTAATAATAAAGATTATGCCGAAGGATTGAAACAATTTTTCATTAATATTATGAATATTTCTAAGGATCTAGAAGATAAAGAAGTAAAGGAAGATATAAGAGCTACGACTATAGATAAGTTTAAAGAAAAAAATGCGAAAAGTGACGTTAAAGTTGGCTTTTATGGTGTTGCAGGATCATTTTCAGAAGAAGCAATGATTAAGCATTTTGGCAAGAAAGATGATGCTAAGGCGTATGATGAGTTTGAGGACGTATTTGTAGCAGTAAAAAATGGAGAAATTGACTATGGGGTTTTACCAATTGAAAATTCTTCAACTGGTGCTATTTCACAGGTTTATGATCTCTTATATAAGTACGGATTCTATATAGTTGGAGAAGAGTGTATTAAAATAGATCAAAATTTAATTGGGATTAAAGGAACAAAATTAGATAATGTTAAAGAAGTATATTCACATCCACAGGGGTTTGAGCAAAGTACTGATTTTTTAAAAGAATATAGTAATTGGAAGAAGATACCTTTCCATAGTACTGCGGATAGTGTTAAACTTGTTAGTGATTTACAAGATATGTCAAAGGTTGCTATTGCAAGTAAAAGGGCAGCTGATATATACAATTTAAGCATAATAAAAGAAAATATAAATAATAGAAGAGAAAATTCTACAAGATTCATAGTTATATCAAAAGAGTTAGAATTAAATAACAGTTGTGATAAAGTAAGTGTTGTATTTTCTCTTGAGCATAAAGCAGGTACTCTATATAAATTATTAAGACACTTTGCAGAAAATAATATAAATATGATGAAGATCGAATCAAGACCTATGGAAAAGGGAGCGTGGAAATATTTCTTATATGTAGATTTTGAGGGGAATCTTGAAAATGAACAAGTTAAAAAGGCATTGAATTTAATTGAACAAAGCAGTGCGTATTTTAAACTCATTGGTGGATACAGGAAATACTACTAA
- the aroB gene encoding 3-dehydroquinate synthase yields MEDLVVELGERSYPIIIKKGLIDEVNLEIQKVSKGKKIFILTDKNVGSHYGDRIKSCLINSGYDVKLMELEPGEETKAFSTLPLIYNELLDFKITRSDLIITLGGGVIGDLGGFAASTFLRGVDFVQIPTSLLAQVDSSVGGKVAVDLERGKNLVGSFYHPKLVLIDPNVLETLSERFFRDGMAEVIKYGCIKDKEFFYFLKSLKNKEEVMNNIEKIIHKCCFIKKCVVENDEKDTGERMLLNFGHTLGHAIETYYNFKKFTHGEAVAIGMYEISKIAENKGLTDQGVSEKIREILVQYNLPYKVEIDDSSEVLDTIALDKKNIDNVLKVVLLRNIGESYLEKTNVEFFS; encoded by the coding sequence ATGGAAGATTTAGTTGTTGAACTTGGTGAAAGAAGTTATCCAATCATAATTAAAAAAGGATTAATTGATGAAGTGAATCTGGAAATCCAAAAAGTTTCTAAAGGTAAAAAGATATTTATACTAACTGATAAAAATGTAGGTTCTCATTATGGAGATAGGATAAAATCATGTTTAATTAACTCAGGATATGATGTTAAGCTAATGGAACTAGAACCAGGTGAGGAAACTAAAGCGTTTAGTACCCTTCCTTTGATATATAATGAACTATTAGATTTTAAAATTACAAGAAGTGACTTGATTATAACTTTAGGCGGAGGAGTAATTGGAGATCTTGGAGGATTTGCTGCATCAACTTTCTTAAGAGGTGTAGATTTTGTTCAAATACCAACTTCACTTCTTGCTCAAGTTGATAGTAGCGTAGGTGGAAAGGTTGCTGTAGATTTAGAAAGAGGTAAAAATTTAGTGGGAAGTTTTTATCATCCTAAATTAGTTTTAATAGATCCAAATGTACTTGAAACTTTAAGTGAAAGATTTTTTAGAGACGGAATGGCAGAGGTTATTAAATATGGATGTATAAAAGATAAGGAATTCTTTTACTTTTTGAAAAGCTTAAAAAATAAAGAAGAGGTTATGAACAATATAGAAAAAATTATCCACAAATGTTGCTTTATAAAAAAATGCGTTGTGGAAAATGACGAAAAAGATACTGGAGAGAGAATGTTGCTAAACTTTGGACATACACTAGGTCATGCCATAGAGACATATTATAACTTTAAGAAGTTTACACATGGGGAAGCAGTAGCTATAGGAATGTATGAAATAAGTAAGATTGCAGAAAATAAAGGGTTAACTGATCAAGGTGTTAGTGAAAAGATAAGAGAGATACTAGTGCAATACAATCTTCCTTATAAAGTTGAAATAGATGATAGCTCGGAAGTTTTAGATACAATAGCATTAGATAAGAAAAATATTGATAATGTATTAAAAGTAGTATTATTAAGAAATATTGGAGAATCATATTTAGAAAAAACAAATGTAGAATTTTTTAGTTAA
- the aroC gene encoding chorismate synthase, producing MSGMWGNKLKVSIFGESHGVGIGITIDGLPSGVEINLEEIMKEMARRAPGKSNLSTARKEADAPEILSGFFEGKTTGTPLCAVIRNSDMRSKDYGKLKDLMRPGHADYPGFIRYNGFNDYRGGGSFSGRITAPLVFAGAVCKQVLESKGINIGAHVKSIGDIHDKSFYDVELSRELLGELKTKELPLLIQEKEEEMRDTILKAKKEQDSVGGTIECTVLGINPGIGNPFFDSVESTLAHLMFSVPAVKGIEFGKGFEMSKLRGSDCNDEYYYDGDKVKTYTNNNGGITGGITNGMPILFKVGIKPTPSISKIQRTIDIAEKKEAELVIEGRHDSCIVQRAVPVIEAVTAIGILDLVL from the coding sequence ATGAGTGGAATGTGGGGGAATAAATTAAAGGTTTCTATATTTGGTGAATCTCACGGAGTTGGGATTGGAATTACAATTGATGGGCTTCCTTCAGGCGTTGAGATTAATCTTGAAGAGATTATGAAAGAAATGGCAAGACGTGCGCCAGGAAAAAGTAATTTATCTACAGCTAGAAAAGAAGCAGATGCACCAGAAATTTTGAGTGGGTTCTTTGAAGGAAAAACTACAGGTACCCCTCTTTGCGCAGTAATTAGAAATTCAGATATGCGTTCTAAGGATTATGGAAAACTTAAAGATTTGATGAGACCAGGTCATGCGGACTATCCAGGTTTCATTAGGTATAATGGATTTAACGACTACAGAGGCGGTGGATCTTTCTCGGGAAGAATTACTGCACCATTAGTATTTGCTGGGGCTGTATGTAAGCAGGTATTAGAAAGTAAAGGAATTAATATAGGAGCCCATGTTAAGAGTATTGGAGATATCCACGATAAGAGTTTTTATGATGTGGAATTAAGCAGAGAACTCTTGGGGGAATTAAAAACAAAGGAATTGCCTTTATTAATCCAAGAAAAAGAAGAAGAAATGAGAGATACAATTCTGAAAGCAAAAAAAGAACAAGATTCTGTAGGTGGAACTATTGAATGTACTGTTCTTGGAATAAATCCGGGAATCGGTAATCCGTTTTTTGATTCAGTTGAATCAACTTTAGCTCATTTAATGTTTTCTGTCCCAGCAGTTAAGGGAATAGAATTTGGAAAAGGCTTTGAAATGAGCAAATTAAGAGGATCTGATTGTAATGATGAATACTATTATGACGGTGATAAAGTAAAAACTTATACTAATAATAATGGTGGAATTACAGGTGGAATAACAAATGGAATGCCAATATTATTTAAGGTTGGAATAAAGCCAACACCATCAATATCAAAAATTCAAAGAACGATAGATATTGCAGAAAAAAAGGAAGCTGAGCTTGTTATTGAAGGTCGTCATGATTCTTGTATCGTGCAAAGAGCTGTTCCAGTAATAGAAGCTGTAACCGCAATTGGAATACTCGATTTAGTGCTTTAG
- the aroA gene encoding 3-phosphoshikimate 1-carboxyvinyltransferase gives MGNLKIYPGKLSGEVKIPPSKSMAHRAVICAALGDGVSKVTNIDYSDDIIATIEAMRALGAKITKKEDYLEVYGVNSPENIEANSVKEQRTIDCNESGSTLRFLVPIAALFDGVNRFVGRGNLGKRPLDTYYKIFNEQGIKYSYKDGILDLKTEGKLKAGEFKMEGNISSQFITGLLFTLPLLDGDSKIVITTEMESKGYIDLTLRAIKDFGVEIINNNYEEFIIKGNQIYKSIDYRVEGDYSQAAFFFCADALSSNVVLNDLKLDSLQGDKEVIDILQRMGLKLNNKDNGLIGSTSLGLKSTIIDGSQCPDIIPVVSLVAALSEGTTEIINAGRLRIKECDRLAAVTSELNKLGAKIIEKEEGLIIEGVKELKGNVEVWSHKDHRIAMTMAIASTMCKEPIILKDYECVSKSYPQFWDDFKNLGGVFDEWNVGE, from the coding sequence ATGGGGAACTTAAAAATTTATCCTGGAAAATTAAGTGGGGAAGTTAAGATACCACCATCTAAAAGTATGGCACATAGAGCAGTAATTTGCGCAGCTCTTGGAGATGGTGTTAGTAAGGTTACAAATATAGATTATTCGGATGACATTATTGCTACAATTGAAGCAATGAGAGCATTAGGGGCTAAAATAACCAAAAAAGAAGATTATCTTGAGGTTTATGGAGTTAACAGCCCGGAAAATATTGAAGCTAATTCAGTTAAGGAACAAAGAACTATAGATTGCAACGAGTCAGGATCAACTCTTAGATTTTTAGTACCTATAGCAGCTTTATTTGATGGAGTTAATAGATTTGTTGGAAGAGGTAATTTAGGAAAGAGACCATTAGACACTTATTACAAAATTTTTAATGAACAAGGAATTAAATATTCTTATAAAGATGGTATTCTTGATTTAAAGACTGAAGGAAAATTAAAAGCTGGAGAGTTTAAAATGGAGGGGAATATTAGCTCACAGTTTATAACAGGATTATTATTTACGCTTCCTCTTTTAGATGGAGACTCTAAGATTGTAATTACAACAGAAATGGAATCCAAAGGATATATTGATTTAACTTTAAGAGCCATTAAAGACTTTGGTGTAGAAATTATAAATAATAATTATGAAGAATTTATTATAAAGGGAAATCAAATTTATAAGAGTATAGATTATAGAGTTGAAGGTGACTACTCACAAGCAGCATTCTTCTTCTGTGCTGATGCACTTTCAAGTAATGTTGTGCTTAATGACTTGAAACTAGATTCTCTTCAAGGGGATAAAGAAGTAATTGACATATTACAAAGAATGGGATTGAAATTAAATAATAAAGATAATGGTTTAATTGGAAGCACAAGTCTTGGACTTAAGTCTACTATAATTGATGGTTCTCAGTGTCCAGATATAATCCCAGTAGTATCATTGGTTGCTGCATTAAGTGAAGGAACAACAGAAATTATAAATGCAGGAAGACTTAGAATTAAGGAATGTGATAGATTAGCAGCTGTAACTTCAGAACTTAATAAATTAGGTGCTAAAATTATTGAAAAAGAAGAAGGATTGATAATTGAAGGTGTAAAGGAGCTTAAAGGAAACGTGGAAGTTTGGAGTCATAAAGATCATAGAATAGCAATGACTATGGCTATAGCATCAACTATGTGTAAAGAACCTATTATACTTAAAGATTATGAATGTGTTTCAAAGTCATACCCTCAATTCTGGGATGATTTTAAGAATTTAGGAGGTGTGTTCGATGAGTGGAATGTGGGGGAATAA